The following coding sequences are from one Armatimonadota bacterium window:
- a CDS encoding ATP-binding cassette domain-containing protein: MASSPERIVELDHVSKVYPMGEVQVTALSDASLSVAAGEFVVILGPSGCGKSTMMNIIGGLDSPTSGVVKVAGEDITLYTEVELTNYRRNRVGFIFQFFNLVTTLTVRENVQLVAEMSRHPRDVDEVIEAVGLADRASHFPSELSGGQQQRTAIARALVKNAPLLLCDEPTGELDSETGRLVLALLHQITHDHGQTVMMVTHNATISRIADRILRLRNGRIVADETNPDPISPDQLEW, from the coding sequence ATGGCAAGTAGCCCCGAAAGGATCGTCGAACTCGACCACGTCTCCAAGGTCTATCCGATGGGGGAGGTGCAGGTGACGGCCCTCTCTGATGCCAGCTTATCGGTTGCCGCGGGAGAATTTGTGGTGATCCTCGGTCCCAGCGGTTGCGGCAAAAGCACGATGATGAATATCATCGGCGGGCTGGACTCTCCAACTTCCGGCGTGGTGAAAGTGGCGGGAGAGGACATCACCCTATACACAGAAGTCGAACTGACAAACTATCGTCGCAACCGCGTCGGCTTCATCTTTCAGTTCTTTAATCTGGTGACGACGCTTACAGTTCGAGAGAATGTTCAACTGGTGGCGGAGATGAGCCGCCATCCACGCGACGTCGATGAGGTTATCGAGGCCGTTGGGCTCGCTGATCGCGCGAGTCACTTCCCTTCAGAACTCAGCGGAGGACAGCAGCAGCGCACGGCCATTGCGAGGGCGCTGGTGAAAAATGCCCCTCTGCTGCTTTGCGATGAACCGACAGGCGAACTGGACTCCGAAACCGGGCGCTTGGTTTTGGCCCTGTTACACCAGATCACCCACGACCATGGCCAGACCGTGATGATGGTGACGCACAACGCGACGATTTCGAGAATTGCCGACCGAATCCTAAGGCTCCGCAACGGACGAATTGTTGCTGACGAGACAAACCCTGACCCCATTTCGCCGGATCAGTTGGAATGGTAG
- a CDS encoding aldehyde dehydrogenase family protein, producing MDYGPAPEAANLANEWLEAHGRKFGLFIDGKWRNADSHFDTFSPSSGQKIAQIGQASASDIDAAVKAAAKAQKAWMEIGATARAKYLYALARQVQKHSRLFAVLESLDNGKPIRETRDIDIPLVARHFYYHAGWAKVMETEFPDYEPVGVCGQIIPWNFPLLMLSWKIAPALAMGNAVILKPAEFTSLTALLFAEICETVGLPKGVVNIVTGDGEAGAAIVEHPGIQKIAFTGSTEVGKIIRRATAATDKKLSLELGGKSPFIVFEDADLDSVVEGVVDAIWFNQGQVCCAGSRLLVQEGVAEKLYGKIRRRMETLRIGDPLDKAVDIGAIVDKVQLDRIDSLVKEGVQEGATIYQPECAFPAGGWFYPPTLLTNVEPASAVAQVEIFGPVLVAMTFRTPAEAVALANNTVYGLASSVWTQNLDVAHDIAAKVKAGTVWINCTNQFDASAGFGGYRESGYGREGGREGLFEYLKPKLETVKPTAMPTVKPQERTSGIDKTHKLYVGGKQARPDSGYSLTLQTTEGPVEIGRGNRKDIRNAVEAADVAYLAWSAATAFNRSQVLYYFAENFEAAKSQIVEALTTMGATPKAATAEFEASLDRILHYAAMADKFEAETHQAPSRSLIYTRKEAIGPVAVVAPADSPLLGFLSGCLPLIAMGNSVISVPSYANPLPALELYRIIEASDFPAGVWNIITGTPEELEKTLADHDGIQAIWHFGSKEGGEMAQRSSAGNLKQTWCQLGKSLNWNATPSREFLRRATQIKNVWVPYGA from the coding sequence ATGGACTACGGTCCCGCGCCGGAAGCGGCGAACCTCGCCAACGAGTGGCTGGAGGCGCATGGACGGAAGTTCGGTCTGTTCATCGACGGAAAATGGCGAAATGCCGATTCTCATTTCGACACTTTTTCGCCCAGTTCTGGCCAAAAGATCGCCCAAATTGGACAAGCTTCGGCTTCCGATATCGACGCGGCGGTAAAAGCGGCGGCGAAAGCACAGAAGGCTTGGATGGAAATCGGGGCCACTGCCAGAGCCAAGTATTTGTACGCGTTGGCACGCCAGGTGCAGAAACACTCCCGGCTTTTTGCGGTTTTGGAATCTTTGGACAATGGGAAACCGATCCGCGAGACCCGCGACATCGATATCCCGCTCGTCGCTCGACACTTCTACTACCACGCGGGCTGGGCAAAGGTGATGGAGACCGAATTCCCCGACTACGAGCCGGTCGGCGTGTGCGGACAGATCATCCCTTGGAACTTCCCGCTCCTGATGTTGTCGTGGAAGATTGCGCCCGCCTTGGCGATGGGCAATGCTGTCATCCTCAAACCAGCCGAGTTCACTTCATTAACGGCCCTTCTTTTTGCCGAAATATGTGAGACGGTCGGACTGCCGAAGGGTGTGGTCAACATCGTGACCGGTGATGGAGAAGCAGGCGCGGCGATCGTCGAGCATCCGGGAATTCAGAAGATCGCCTTTACTGGCTCGACTGAAGTCGGCAAGATCATCCGACGTGCGACGGCGGCAACGGATAAGAAACTCTCACTTGAGTTGGGCGGCAAATCGCCTTTCATCGTATTCGAAGATGCCGATCTCGATTCGGTCGTCGAAGGCGTGGTCGATGCGATTTGGTTCAATCAGGGGCAGGTCTGTTGCGCCGGTTCGCGACTTCTGGTGCAAGAAGGCGTTGCCGAAAAGCTGTACGGCAAGATTCGACGTCGAATGGAGACGCTCCGCATCGGTGACCCGCTTGACAAGGCTGTCGATATTGGAGCTATTGTCGACAAGGTCCAACTTGACCGCATAGACAGTTTGGTCAAGGAAGGCGTGCAGGAAGGAGCCACGATCTATCAACCCGAATGCGCCTTCCCGGCAGGTGGATGGTTCTACCCACCGACCTTGTTGACGAATGTTGAACCCGCCAGCGCGGTCGCTCAGGTTGAAATCTTCGGCCCGGTCCTGGTCGCCATGACGTTCCGAACGCCAGCCGAAGCCGTCGCCTTAGCCAACAACACGGTGTACGGACTGGCCAGCTCGGTTTGGACTCAAAACCTCGATGTCGCCCACGATATCGCCGCTAAGGTGAAGGCAGGAACGGTGTGGATCAACTGCACCAACCAGTTCGACGCCAGCGCCGGATTCGGTGGCTACCGCGAAAGCGGTTATGGTCGAGAAGGTGGTCGCGAAGGTCTTTTTGAATATCTGAAGCCAAAGCTGGAGACGGTCAAACCGACTGCGATGCCAACTGTGAAGCCCCAAGAACGAACGAGCGGCATCGACAAGACGCACAAGCTCTACGTTGGCGGCAAACAAGCGCGACCTGATTCGGGCTATTCGCTGACCCTGCAAACGACCGAAGGTCCGGTCGAGATTGGACGGGGCAACCGCAAGGATATCCGCAATGCGGTCGAAGCCGCTGACGTTGCGTATCTGGCATGGTCGGCCGCCACCGCCTTCAATCGGTCGCAGGTTCTGTATTACTTCGCCGAGAATTTTGAAGCAGCCAAGAGCCAGATCGTCGAAGCGCTAACGACGATGGGAGCCACACCCAAGGCCGCCACCGCCGAATTCGAAGCGAGCCTGGACCGGATTCTCCATTACGCAGCTATGGCCGACAAGTTCGAGGCGGAAACCCATCAAGCCCCGTCGCGATCGCTGATCTACACTCGCAAGGAGGCGATTGGCCCGGTTGCCGTCGTCGCTCCCGCCGACTCCCCGTTGCTCGGCTTTCTTTCCGGCTGCCTGCCGCTCATCGCGATGGGCAACTCGGTGATTTCAGTCCCGAGCTACGCCAACCCGCTCCCCGCGCTGGAACTCTATCGCATCATCGAAGCGAGCGACTTTCCCGCCGGAGTCTGGAACATCATCACGGGCACGCCGGAGGAATTGGAAAAGACGTTGGCCGACCACGACGGAATCCAGGCCATCTGGCATTTCGGATCGAAGGAAGGCGGCGAAATGGCTCAGCGATCATCGGCTGGGAACCTCAAACAGACTTGGTGCCAACTTGGAAAGTCGTTGAACTGGAACGCGACGCCGTCGCGAGAGTTTTTGCGCCGAGCAACCCAGATCAAGAACGTCTGGGTGCCCTACGGCGCCTAA
- a CDS encoding efflux RND transporter periplasmic adaptor subunit encodes MVELDSAKKGGTVDAGRISPKRRPKYWLWLAMIASIGIAGWFLVDGLNRSVEVSAATAQEKPITGSFTAEAFVRAKTYSVVPEVSARVGRILVSEGQQVRKGEVVAELDKSDVDEEIAKAEAARASAQSQVRQATAEWKLADRESKAAIESAQARVHQAETGLRRAKVGALPEEISQAKHRVEAAQVAVDDAEKAYHRASILYKQGAVAKAVFDSAEARLKASQSQLAEVKDGLMLLERGPRSEDIDIAEAGLKSAQAELKSVVQSAGQVSIRHDAVDAANAQLRQVEADLARVRLARGKLTLYSPATGTVTRRNLEPGMMAAAGQAVATVSTREDIHIEAEVDTEDIAKVSVGMPVKVTSAAYPSQEFDGRVESIMASGELKPGSAIRTRIVRVRVSLDGGWDRFRPEMELDVEGIATLRKVLVVPSDALLYENGDAYVWRIERQTASKRKVKVGYASATESEIVKGLAVGDLVVVKGKDEVTVGAKVHQSGEHGK; translated from the coding sequence ATGGTGGAATTAGACTCTGCGAAAAAAGGCGGGACGGTGGATGCCGGGCGAATAAGTCCAAAGCGTCGTCCGAAATATTGGCTTTGGCTGGCGATGATTGCGTCGATCGGCATAGCAGGGTGGTTTCTCGTTGACGGTCTCAACCGTTCGGTAGAAGTCTCGGCGGCGACCGCACAAGAAAAGCCGATAACCGGTTCCTTTACTGCCGAAGCTTTCGTGAGGGCGAAAACCTACAGTGTCGTGCCCGAGGTATCGGCTCGGGTCGGACGAATTTTGGTGTCTGAAGGGCAGCAAGTTCGAAAAGGCGAGGTCGTCGCCGAACTCGATAAATCGGATGTCGACGAAGAAATCGCCAAAGCTGAAGCGGCCCGGGCGTCGGCACAATCCCAGGTTCGACAAGCCACAGCGGAGTGGAAACTCGCCGACAGGGAATCCAAGGCGGCAATCGAGTCTGCTCAGGCCCGAGTCCATCAGGCAGAGACAGGACTACGGCGAGCCAAAGTCGGCGCTTTGCCGGAAGAAATCTCGCAAGCTAAGCATCGAGTCGAAGCGGCTCAGGTTGCCGTTGACGACGCCGAAAAAGCCTATCATCGGGCTTCGATACTTTATAAGCAAGGTGCCGTGGCCAAGGCCGTCTTCGATTCCGCGGAAGCTCGTTTGAAGGCAAGCCAATCGCAATTGGCCGAGGTTAAGGATGGTCTGATGCTGTTGGAACGTGGGCCCCGAAGTGAAGACATTGACATCGCCGAAGCAGGACTAAAAAGTGCGCAGGCCGAGCTAAAGTCGGTGGTGCAGTCGGCGGGACAAGTGTCGATACGGCACGATGCTGTTGACGCGGCGAACGCTCAATTGAGGCAAGTGGAGGCCGACCTAGCTCGGGTAAGACTTGCTCGGGGCAAGCTGACTCTGTATTCCCCGGCGACCGGAACCGTTACTCGCCGAAACCTGGAACCCGGCATGATGGCAGCGGCTGGGCAAGCCGTCGCGACCGTATCGACCCGCGAGGACATCCACATCGAAGCCGAGGTCGATACCGAAGACATCGCCAAGGTTTCGGTCGGCATGCCGGTGAAAGTGACTTCCGCGGCGTATCCATCGCAAGAATTCGACGGACGAGTCGAGTCCATCATGGCCTCCGGCGAACTCAAGCCGGGGTCAGCGATTCGAACGCGTATCGTCCGCGTCAGAGTTTCTCTCGACGGCGGGTGGGATCGGTTCCGTCCCGAGATGGAGTTGGATGTTGAAGGTATCGCCACTCTGAGAAAGGTTCTCGTTGTGCCGAGCGATGCGCTTTTGTACGAAAACGGCGACGCCTACGTTTGGCGAATCGAGAGACAAACGGCCTCGAAGCGCAAGGTCAAGGTCGGTTACGCATCGGCGACGGAATCCGAAATCGTCAAAGGACTGGCCGTCGGTGATTTGGTTGTGGTGAAAGGCAAAGACGAAGTGACCGTAGGAGCCAAGGTCCACCAGAGCGGCGAGCATGGCAAGTAG
- the deoC gene encoding deoxyribose-phosphate aldolase produces MSTLERAIKAHPRNPGTPLNLDHVEGLTVNRSAVERRAATLGGRRTVKKDWQAAWLLQAIRCIDLTTLSGDDTPGNVHRLCAKARQPVRQDLLDALGVSGITTGAVCVYHQYVEECVKNLSGTGIPVAAVSTGFPAGLSPLRERIHEIQASVAAGAHEIDIVITRAHVLRGDWQALYDEMQMFREACGEAHVKAILATGELGTLTNVAKASMVCMMAGADFIKTSTGKEPVNATIPYGLVMDRMIREYHADTGYKVGFKPAGGIRTAKQALDFLILMKEELGDEWLQPNLFRLGASTLLSDIERQLEHFITGRYSAFNRHPMA; encoded by the coding sequence ATGTCAACTTTGGAGCGCGCCATCAAGGCTCATCCAAGAAACCCCGGAACGCCGCTAAACCTCGACCATGTCGAGGGATTGACGGTTAACCGAAGCGCGGTGGAGCGCCGTGCCGCCACCCTTGGCGGGCGTCGAACCGTGAAGAAGGATTGGCAGGCGGCTTGGCTCCTGCAAGCCATTCGCTGTATCGACCTCACGACCCTGAGTGGCGACGACACGCCAGGCAATGTGCATCGACTTTGCGCCAAAGCTCGGCAACCGGTCCGTCAGGACCTTCTGGATGCCCTTGGCGTGTCGGGGATCACCACCGGAGCCGTATGTGTGTACCACCAATACGTTGAAGAGTGCGTCAAGAACCTCTCCGGGACCGGAATCCCCGTTGCCGCCGTTTCGACCGGCTTCCCGGCTGGACTTTCACCGTTGCGCGAGCGCATCCACGAAATTCAGGCAAGCGTGGCGGCTGGCGCTCATGAAATCGACATCGTCATCACTCGCGCCCACGTGTTGCGCGGCGACTGGCAGGCGCTCTACGACGAGATGCAGATGTTTCGTGAGGCGTGCGGTGAAGCCCACGTGAAGGCGATTCTGGCGACCGGTGAACTTGGAACACTGACAAACGTTGCCAAGGCAAGCATGGTCTGCATGATGGCCGGAGCCGACTTCATCAAGACATCGACCGGCAAGGAGCCGGTCAACGCCACGATTCCCTATGGCTTGGTGATGGACCGCATGATCCGCGAGTACCACGCCGACACCGGCTACAAAGTCGGCTTCAAGCCGGCCGGAGGTATTCGAACCGCCAAGCAAGCTCTCGACTTCCTGATTCTGATGAAAGAGGAACTGGGCGACGAATGGCTCCAACCGAACCTGTTCCGACTAGGCGCGAGCACCCTACTTTCCGATATCGAGCGCCAACTCGAGCACTTCATCACCGGTCGATACTCGGCGTTCAACCGCCACCCGATGGCATAA
- a CDS encoding MFS transporter has protein sequence MPASAIPPTVRTLGWISFWADVSSELAYPILPRFIVGTLKAPSWTLGLIEGLAGLVIAVLRLWSGIRSDRLGRRTPYIRWGYGISVVAKPLVGLAASWPFVLVCRLADRVGKGIRTSSRDALIADSVEPAQSGRAFGFHRMMDTAGAFCGVSIGAAIVWRFPDALRTILLLTAFPGLIAVAITFLVRDADHHKAVSPTSALKFDLHLPKRIWILLGVLALFGLANSSDTYLLLYAGANGAAPYQVTLLYALFNLAYAISSSPLGSISDKIGSGRVLLVGWALFGVCYMLLSRSFGWGMVPVFALYGVAVAATDGVSKAFLVQQGVEIPKGTLIGAHYFIVGLVTLVGNLLAGAIWAKVSPEAMLVFGGGLALVSGVGLSLYLTAKAKA, from the coding sequence ATGCCCGCAAGCGCGATACCCCCGACCGTGAGAACGCTAGGATGGATCAGCTTTTGGGCGGACGTGTCTTCCGAGCTGGCGTATCCTATTTTGCCACGTTTCATCGTGGGAACCCTCAAAGCGCCGAGTTGGACCCTCGGTCTGATCGAGGGACTTGCCGGTTTGGTGATTGCGGTTCTTCGGCTTTGGTCAGGCATTCGAAGCGACCGCTTGGGACGCCGAACCCCGTACATCCGGTGGGGTTACGGCATTAGTGTAGTAGCTAAGCCACTGGTCGGATTGGCGGCATCGTGGCCGTTTGTGCTCGTGTGTCGCCTTGCCGACCGAGTCGGAAAGGGCATTCGAACGTCGTCTCGCGACGCGCTGATCGCCGACTCGGTCGAACCCGCGCAGTCGGGACGGGCGTTCGGATTTCATCGCATGATGGATACCGCGGGGGCCTTTTGCGGCGTGTCGATCGGAGCCGCGATTGTTTGGCGGTTCCCGGACGCGTTACGAACGATTCTCCTGCTAACCGCCTTTCCGGGCCTGATCGCGGTGGCCATCACCTTCTTGGTTCGCGACGCTGATCATCACAAAGCGGTGTCGCCAACCTCGGCACTCAAATTTGACCTTCATCTCCCAAAACGGATATGGATCCTGCTAGGTGTCCTCGCCCTTTTCGGGCTGGCCAACAGTAGCGACACCTACTTACTTTTGTACGCAGGGGCCAACGGGGCGGCTCCCTATCAGGTCACGCTCCTTTACGCCTTGTTCAATTTGGCGTACGCCATCAGTTCATCCCCCTTGGGGTCCATTTCGGACAAAATCGGCTCGGGTCGAGTTCTGCTGGTGGGATGGGCATTGTTCGGGGTCTGCTACATGCTTTTGTCGCGTTCGTTTGGTTGGGGAATGGTGCCAGTATTCGCACTCTACGGAGTTGCGGTTGCCGCTACCGACGGCGTCTCGAAGGCGTTTTTGGTTCAACAGGGCGTCGAGATTCCGAAGGGGACGCTCATTGGCGCTCACTACTTCATCGTGGGATTGGTGACGCTCGTTGGTAACCTGCTGGCCGGTGCAATTTGGGCGAAAGTCTCGCCCGAAGCGATGCTGGTCTTCGGCGGCGGCCTGGCCCTCGTGAGCGGAGTGGGGCTTAGCCTTTACCTGACGGCAAAGGCTAAGGCTTAG
- a CDS encoding FtsX-like permease family protein gives MVGMSILTRKLVRDWIASGWQYIAITVTVMLGITFFNAAYSAYVNLDSSYSGSYRQLRFEDFGVSFNAAPRRVAERIQKVPGVAAVEARLVEDVGLELPNRGNLKLVGRLISVPVGRPAAVDDLKLVEGRKLIKATAREILLEAAFAKYHKLVPGDFVVAVRGASRVKLQVAGIVQSPEYLYVVRSKQELMAMPSTFGVMFVSEDVLGPLVEKSGEVDEVKVRIAKDADLKATMRRTKEALHIYKPEDPVSYKDQPGYQMLQQDLSGFQAYATLFPAFFLGVAFLSVYTLMMRMVSQQRTAIGLLRSLGLSRWEVLWHYLSGALVLGVVASLLGDLAGIWFAQWISHLYMRMLQVPFKEIIPRYDVLGVGLIVGVVTCGLAGVFPSLAAARIRPAEAMRPEIPTFGASSLMLDRLLPSVRLLWRIPLRNVFRQPKRTLSTLFGIVAGMALMMTAKGLLDSSETAMDQIVSGSYHYDLRVDFIRYQSNDVVERVRSWPGVRYAEGALELPLEIRHGTKTYSAMVSGLPDGQRLRSLVDFDGQAISVPVEGAIFGPTLRKRLNLELGDQVDLSLPEQLTAEKSSHRTIRVAGFNDEAMGTVMYCRRDSVERMFRRDLELPPNAITGIALVCDPSYQQVVKQRLENLSDAGSVLSRADISILVHDMMKTMRIFVWIMEIFGVFLAFAVIFNMVSINVLERSTEVATLRTIGVSRSQISWLITIENLAVSLLGMAIGLPFGRWFVGAFWRASQSPEQEDLFSFKIAIHSSTYLWTCIAVLVVAVVSTVPSLLRLNRMDLAKSTKERAAG, from the coding sequence ATGGTAGGTATGAGCATCCTCACCCGTAAACTCGTTCGGGATTGGATCGCTTCGGGCTGGCAATACATTGCCATTACCGTCACCGTCATGCTGGGGATTACGTTCTTCAACGCCGCCTATTCGGCCTACGTAAACCTCGATTCATCGTACAGCGGATCATATAGGCAGCTTCGATTCGAGGACTTCGGGGTGTCTTTCAATGCCGCACCGCGTCGAGTGGCCGAGAGGATTCAAAAGGTTCCTGGCGTTGCTGCGGTCGAAGCCCGTTTGGTTGAGGACGTTGGTTTGGAGCTACCAAACAGAGGGAACCTGAAACTCGTCGGGCGGCTGATCTCTGTTCCAGTAGGACGGCCAGCCGCGGTCGACGACTTAAAACTTGTCGAAGGGCGAAAGCTCATCAAAGCAACGGCCCGAGAGATTCTGCTTGAAGCCGCCTTTGCTAAATACCACAAGCTCGTTCCCGGAGACTTCGTAGTGGCGGTTCGTGGCGCTAGCCGTGTCAAGCTCCAGGTGGCAGGAATTGTTCAGAGTCCGGAGTATCTGTACGTCGTTCGGAGCAAGCAGGAACTCATGGCGATGCCAAGCACCTTTGGCGTCATGTTTGTCTCCGAAGACGTCTTGGGGCCGCTCGTCGAAAAGTCTGGCGAAGTGGACGAAGTCAAGGTCCGCATCGCCAAGGACGCCGACCTAAAGGCAACGATGAGGCGGACCAAAGAAGCTCTGCACATCTATAAGCCCGAGGACCCGGTTTCGTACAAAGACCAACCCGGCTACCAAATGCTTCAGCAGGATCTATCGGGATTTCAAGCCTACGCCACCCTTTTCCCCGCCTTTTTCCTCGGTGTCGCCTTCCTTTCCGTGTACACGCTGATGATGCGGATGGTGAGCCAGCAACGAACCGCGATTGGTCTGCTGAGAAGTCTGGGTCTTTCCCGCTGGGAAGTCCTATGGCATTACCTCAGCGGCGCCTTGGTCCTTGGCGTCGTAGCAAGTCTCCTTGGAGACCTCGCCGGAATCTGGTTCGCCCAATGGATATCCCATTTGTATATGAGGATGCTTCAGGTTCCATTTAAGGAGATCATTCCTCGTTACGATGTGCTTGGTGTAGGGCTCATCGTCGGGGTGGTGACTTGCGGATTGGCCGGAGTCTTTCCGTCACTGGCTGCGGCGAGGATTCGACCGGCTGAGGCAATGCGTCCAGAGATACCCACTTTCGGAGCTAGCTCGTTGATGCTCGATCGGCTCTTGCCTTCCGTTCGCCTGCTGTGGCGGATTCCGCTTCGAAACGTCTTTCGACAGCCGAAGCGGACGCTTTCAACGCTCTTCGGGATTGTTGCCGGGATGGCCCTGATGATGACGGCCAAGGGACTGCTTGATTCCAGCGAGACGGCGATGGACCAAATCGTTTCGGGTTCTTACCACTATGACCTACGTGTCGATTTCATCCGTTATCAGTCCAACGACGTGGTCGAGCGAGTGCGAAGCTGGCCCGGAGTTCGGTACGCCGAAGGGGCTCTTGAGCTTCCATTAGAGATTCGTCACGGAACCAAGACCTACTCGGCTATGGTGTCCGGGCTTCCCGATGGCCAGCGGCTACGCAGTTTGGTTGATTTTGACGGACAGGCAATTTCGGTTCCGGTTGAGGGGGCGATCTTCGGTCCCACCCTCCGAAAAAGGCTGAACCTGGAGTTGGGCGACCAAGTCGACTTGTCATTGCCGGAACAACTGACTGCGGAAAAGTCTTCTCACCGAACCATTCGTGTAGCTGGGTTTAACGACGAAGCGATGGGCACGGTCATGTACTGCCGAAGAGACTCGGTGGAGCGTATGTTCCGTCGCGACCTAGAACTGCCACCCAATGCGATAACTGGAATCGCACTCGTGTGCGACCCATCTTATCAACAGGTTGTGAAGCAGCGACTGGAGAATCTATCCGACGCCGGGTCGGTTCTGTCTCGCGCCGATATCTCCATTCTTGTTCACGACATGATGAAGACGATGCGCATCTTCGTTTGGATCATGGAAATCTTTGGCGTTTTCCTAGCATTTGCAGTGATCTTCAACATGGTGTCGATCAATGTTCTCGAGCGTTCGACCGAAGTGGCGACCCTTCGGACGATAGGGGTGAGCCGTAGCCAAATTAGTTGGCTGATTACGATTGAGAATTTGGCGGTAAGTCTGCTTGGCATGGCGATCGGGCTACCATTTGGGCGCTGGTTCGTTGGGGCATTCTGGCGGGCTTCGCAGAGCCCCGAGCAGGAAGACTTGTTCAGCTTCAAGATTGCCATCCACTCGTCAACCTACTTGTGGACTTGCATTGCTGTACTGGTCGTTGCAGTTGTTTCGACGGTCCCCTCTCTCCTCCGACTGAATCGAATGGATCTTGCCAAGTCGACCAAGGAGAGGGCCGCCGGATGA